Proteins encoded together in one Triticum dicoccoides isolate Atlit2015 ecotype Zavitan chromosome 7B, WEW_v2.0, whole genome shotgun sequence window:
- the LOC119341704 gene encoding uncharacterized protein LOC119341704, translated as MVVAAAEAHGRCRHSSLSSHNASPSSISRRCAPLFWTGRRSLQRSRGGRQWGEAAEEEGSNSHASRRASNRNACSCSKLKTWPSMSGSQHEVGVEGHEHQEARRGAPGGTMVIVGARQTRRPSPAVVHAPELRKKGVKVSAMIETTFFSLNARRGDPSSSLPFSLTRRDEGSRGSSQSLPSSKGGRRWGEGAEEDVTWEGAEKLVFQTALASRAGRYSWALVIVPNLGMMYENLKSRERIPTKSLVMGNRMSSFSLSSTFVPTFLF; from the exons ATGGTCGTCGCCGCCGCCGAAGCGCATGGTCGCTGCCGCCATTCGTCTCTTTCTTCCCACAACGCCTCCCCATCCTCCATCAGCCGTCGCTGTGCGCCGTTGTTTTGGACCGGTCGGAGGTCGCTGCAAAGGAGCAGAGGAGGACGACAGTGGGGGGAAGCAGCAGAG GAGGAGGGGAGCAACAGCCATGCCAGTCGGCGCGCATCTAATCGCAATGCGTGTAGCTGCAGCAAGCTGAAGACGTGGCCCTCCATGAGCGGCAGTCAGCACGAGGTCGGGGTGGAGGGCCATGAGCACCAGGAGGCGCGTCGAGGGGCACCAGGAGGCACCATGGTCATTGTGGGAGCACGCCAAACCCGAAGGCCATCACCAGCCGTTGTCCATGCCCCAGAGCTTAG AAAAAAAGGAGTTAAAGTTTCAGCCATGATTGAGACGACGTTCTTCTCCCTCAACGCGCGCCGTGGCGATCCCTCCTCGTCGCTACCCTTCTCCTTGACTCGGCGGGATGAGGGGAGCAGGGGCAGCAGCCAGTCGCTGCCCAGTAGCAAAGGAGGACGACGGTGGGGGGAAGGAGCAGAGGAGGACGTCACCTGGGAAGGAGCAGAGAAGCTGGTGTTCCAAACGGCGCTTGCGTCACGTGCCGGACGCTACTCGTGGGCCCTCGTCATCGTCCCCAATTTAG GCATGATGTATGAAAATCTGAAAAGCAGAGAAAGAATCCCGACGAAGAGTTTGGTGATGGGGAATAGGATGAGTTCTTTCTCTCTTTCATCCACGTTTGTTCCTACATTTTTATTTTGA